From Patescibacteria group bacterium, a single genomic window includes:
- the rpsT gene encoding 30S ribosomal protein S20: MPNLQNAKKALRQNAKRAAANAIKRDAFRTAIKKALKDKSAEAIKAAQQALDKAAKTGVIKKNTAARRLSRLVKKIAAK, encoded by the coding sequence ATGCCAAATCTACAAAATGCAAAGAAAGCTTTGCGACAAAATGCAAAACGCGCAGCCGCAAACGCCATCAAACGCGACGCGTTTAGAACCGCAATCAAGAAGGCCTTAAAAGATAAATCAGCCGAAGCGATTAAAGCGGCCCAACAAGCGCTTGATAAAGCCGCCAAGACCGGCGTGATCAAAAAAAATACCGCAGCTCGAAGGTTATCCAGATTGGTAAAAAAGATAGCCGCGAAGTAA